In the genome of Flexistipes sinusarabici DSM 4947, one region contains:
- the cysQ gene encoding 3'(2'),5'-bisphosphate nucleotidase CysQ — translation MTNDLMKEIIRVAVEAGERIMKIYEGDIRIEHKEDSSPLTEADRRSHEHIVSELKKITPEIPVLSEESADISWQKRKSWGKYWLVDPLDGTKEFIKKNGEFTVNIALIKENALAAGVVVIPAQKLIYRADINNGAFRRNYDGAETKLTADNNLNTDNLKIVGSRSHQSELMQTFVSNFENYEIVAAGSSLKFCLLAEGKADVYPRFGPTSEWDTAAGQCVLECAGGVVLDNAGNKLQYNTKDSVLNPYFIGMREYNEAVLSWFKALN, via the coding sequence ATGACAAATGATTTAATGAAAGAAATTATCCGGGTTGCAGTTGAAGCCGGAGAGAGAATTATGAAAATTTATGAAGGTGATATCCGGATTGAGCACAAGGAGGATTCCAGCCCTCTTACTGAGGCTGACAGGCGCTCTCACGAACATATTGTCTCAGAGCTTAAAAAGATAACACCTGAAATTCCGGTTTTATCTGAGGAATCTGCGGATATCAGCTGGCAAAAGAGAAAAAGCTGGGGTAAATACTGGCTTGTGGATCCTTTGGACGGCACTAAAGAATTTATAAAAAAGAACGGTGAATTTACCGTAAATATTGCTTTGATAAAAGAAAACGCCCTCGCTGCGGGCGTTGTGGTCATTCCTGCTCAAAAACTAATCTACCGGGCTGATATAAATAACGGAGCTTTTAGAAGAAATTATGACGGGGCTGAAACAAAGCTGACGGCTGATAATAATCTAAATACAGATAATCTAAAAATCGTTGGCAGCAGGTCACATCAGAGTGAGCTAATGCAGACATTTGTTTCAAATTTTGAAAATTATGAGATTGTAGCAGCAGGGAGCTCTCTGAAATTCTGTCTCTTAGCCGAAGGCAAAGCCGATGTTTACCCGAGATTCGGTCCCACATCTGAATGGGATACAGCAGCCGGGCAGTGTGTGCTGGAATGTGCCGGCGGAGTTGTACTCGATAATGCTGGCAACAAACTTCAATACAATACAAAAGATTCCGTGCTAAATCCTTATTTTATCGGAATGAGAGAATACAATGAAGCTGTTTTAAGCTGGTTTAAGGCGTTAAATTAA
- a CDS encoding SLC13 family permease: MTPEIAFTLTILVLMIMGMVFEWFAPDVIMFSALGIFLLTGILDPVDALSGFSNKGMMTVAVLFPIAFAVQKSGFLSAMADRFIGKAKDGRKSLLKIMLPVFGLSSFLNNTPVVAMFIPTVRDWALKSKISPSKFLIPLSYASIFGGICTLIGTSTNLVVSGMLYDYRNISLNIFDITLIGVPCAIGGFAFMMFIGHKLLPNNPDLLNSFAKAGIEYLYEMKVKGENLAGKTVETAGLRNLEDIYLVTLVRNGSQISPVKPTEKLYKNDILLFSGKADGIKKLQAIEGLEPIHDDDFCRELLEKGKARFTEVVVSNSSPMLDKTIKEGNFRSRYDAAVVAVHRHGEKLNEGIGNLKLKAGDTLLLITGDDFINIWSGSRDFYLISKGDKIPVVDKRKSWISLISVLAMILSATFGITSIFTAAFMVLVILLLTKTLSVFEARRSLELNVIIVIAAALGVSKALEQTGTAGYLASFIVNSVGSFGNIGYLAAIYFSTTLLTEIITNNAAAALVFPIAMSLSAQLGLSPMPFAMAIAVAASASFSTPLGYQTNLMVYGPGGYKFSDFLKIGIPLNLTYMIISVILIPFIWSF, from the coding sequence ATGACTCCTGAAATTGCCTTTACGCTGACAATACTGGTTTTGATGATTATGGGAATGGTTTTTGAGTGGTTTGCTCCTGATGTGATAATGTTCAGCGCACTGGGTATTTTTCTTTTAACGGGGATACTGGATCCTGTTGACGCTCTCAGCGGTTTTTCAAATAAAGGTATGATGACTGTAGCTGTTTTGTTTCCCATAGCCTTTGCCGTACAAAAATCCGGATTTTTATCTGCAATGGCGGATCGTTTTATAGGTAAAGCCAAAGACGGTCGAAAATCCCTTCTTAAGATTATGCTCCCCGTATTCGGTCTTTCTTCCTTTTTAAATAATACACCGGTGGTAGCAATGTTTATCCCTACGGTAAGGGACTGGGCGCTTAAAAGCAAAATTTCTCCTTCCAAGTTCCTGATTCCTCTTTCGTATGCTTCTATTTTCGGTGGTATCTGCACTTTGATAGGCACTTCAACCAATCTTGTTGTAAGCGGGATGCTGTATGATTACAGAAATATTTCGCTGAATATCTTTGATATTACACTGATTGGTGTTCCATGCGCCATAGGCGGGTTTGCATTTATGATGTTTATCGGTCACAAACTGTTGCCCAACAACCCCGACCTTCTTAATTCGTTTGCCAAAGCAGGTATTGAATACCTTTACGAGATGAAAGTAAAAGGAGAAAATCTTGCAGGTAAAACGGTCGAAACTGCAGGATTGAGGAATTTGGAGGACATATACCTTGTAACACTTGTAAGAAATGGAAGTCAGATTTCACCGGTAAAACCAACGGAAAAATTATATAAAAATGATATACTTCTTTTCTCGGGCAAAGCCGACGGTATTAAAAAATTACAGGCTATAGAAGGTCTTGAGCCCATACATGATGACGATTTCTGCAGAGAGTTGCTGGAGAAAGGCAAGGCAAGATTTACGGAAGTTGTTGTTTCAAATTCATCCCCAATGCTGGATAAGACAATTAAAGAGGGCAACTTCAGGAGCCGTTACGATGCCGCAGTGGTTGCTGTTCACAGACACGGAGAAAAACTGAACGAAGGTATTGGTAATCTGAAGCTTAAAGCAGGTGATACACTTTTATTGATAACGGGTGATGATTTTATAAATATCTGGAGTGGTTCCAGAGATTTTTATCTTATAAGCAAAGGTGATAAGATACCGGTGGTGGATAAGCGCAAATCGTGGATATCACTTATTTCGGTACTTGCAATGATATTATCTGCTACTTTTGGTATCACAAGTATTTTTACTGCTGCATTTATGGTTCTGGTGATACTTTTACTAACAAAAACGCTTTCTGTATTTGAAGCGAGAAGGTCACTGGAATTGAACGTTATAATAGTGATTGCAGCAGCCCTCGGAGTAAGCAAAGCACTGGAGCAGACAGGAACTGCAGGTTATCTGGCTTCTTTTATTGTCAACTCTGTTGGAAGTTTCGGAAATATCGGCTACTTGGCTGCTATATATTTTTCAACGACACTTTTGACTGAAATTATTACCAATAATGCCGCAGCAGCCCTGGTATTTCCCATCGCCATGTCCCTTTCTGCACAGTTAGGGCTTAGCCCTATGCCATTTGCCATGGCTATAGCCGTTGCAGCATCAGCCAGCTTTTCCACACCCTTAGGTTATCAGACAAACCTTATGGTTTACGGGCCGGGGGGATACAAGTTCAGTGACTTCTTAAAAATTGGCATTCCTCTGAATTTAACATACATGATTATTTCAGTAATACTAATACCGTTTATATGGAGCTTTTAA